A region from the Gemmatimonadota bacterium genome encodes:
- a CDS encoding SDR family NAD(P)-dependent oxidoreductase, producing the protein MGVALITGASSGLGSGLARALAREGFDLALVARRSDLLEQVADAVTGHGCRSLAIPCDVADAAAALDAVRRCEAELGPVDLLVANAGVQQERTQRPVDAAAVRRVYDVNVLGAVHFVDPVLPRMLEEGRGHLVCVSSVAGYGGLPFRAAYASSKAAMTSYFESLRIELRGTGVDVTVINPGWVRTPMTEHSFAKRPFGLELDDAVERMTRAILARRKSFSFPFPVAMAARLGRLLPRGLYDRLLEGQR; encoded by the coding sequence GTGGGCGTGGCGTTGATCACCGGGGCGTCTTCCGGACTCGGGAGCGGACTCGCTCGCGCGTTGGCCCGTGAGGGCTTCGACCTCGCGCTGGTGGCCCGACGCTCCGACCTGCTGGAGCAGGTGGCCGATGCCGTGACCGGCCACGGCTGTCGGTCCCTGGCCATCCCCTGTGACGTCGCCGACGCCGCTGCCGCCCTGGACGCGGTGCGTCGCTGCGAAGCGGAGCTGGGGCCCGTGGATCTGTTGGTGGCCAACGCGGGTGTGCAGCAGGAGCGCACCCAACGGCCGGTGGACGCGGCTGCCGTGCGGCGCGTCTACGACGTGAACGTGCTGGGCGCCGTGCACTTTGTGGATCCGGTGTTGCCCCGCATGCTGGAGGAGGGCAGGGGGCACCTGGTGTGCGTGAGCAGCGTGGCTGGATACGGCGGACTGCCCTTCCGAGCGGCCTACGCGTCCTCCAAAGCGGCCATGACTTCTTATTTCGAATCGTTGCGCATCGAGCTGCGGGGTACCGGCGTGGATGTCACCGTGATCAACCCGGGCTGGGTGCGCACGCCCATGACCGAGCACAGCTTCGCCAAGCGGCCCTTCGGGTTGGAGCTGGACGACGCCGTGGAGCGCATGACCCGCGCGATCCTGGCGCGCAGGAAGTCGTTCTCGTTCCCGTTTCCGGTGGCGATGGCGGCGCGGCTGGGGAGGCTGTTGCCGCGGGGGTTGTATGATCGGCTGCTGGAAGGGCAGCGCTGA
- a CDS encoding slipin family protein, whose amino-acid sequence MDLLPFLWPVVAVAGVGVLTGFRILWEYERGVVFRLGKLKRAKGPGLVFLVPFGIERLRKMDLRIVALDIAPQDTITKDNVSVKVNAVVYFRVSDPAKAVVEIEDYYFATSQLAQTTLRSVIGQSELDELLAEREQINEIVRGIIDQGTDPWGIEVTGVEIKDIDLPQEMKRAMAKQAEAERERRGKVIAAEGEYQASKKLALAADVISKHPAALQLRFLQTAVEVAAENNSTTLFPIPIDLFRPLIEKATGVKGGGIPLDEDEEAGEGEDAEEGSVRALPDGAERAALASAAKKALGLEPGDARRRARLPASDDDNSEE is encoded by the coding sequence ATGGACCTGCTCCCCTTCCTCTGGCCGGTGGTGGCCGTGGCCGGTGTCGGCGTCCTGACCGGCTTCCGCATCCTGTGGGAGTACGAGCGCGGCGTCGTGTTCCGCTTGGGCAAGCTCAAGCGCGCCAAAGGGCCGGGCCTGGTGTTCCTGGTGCCGTTCGGGATCGAACGGCTCCGGAAGATGGACCTGCGCATCGTCGCGCTGGACATCGCGCCCCAGGATACGATCACCAAGGACAACGTCAGCGTGAAGGTCAACGCCGTCGTCTATTTTCGGGTTTCCGACCCGGCCAAGGCGGTCGTCGAGATCGAAGACTACTACTTCGCCACCAGTCAGTTGGCCCAGACCACGCTGCGCAGCGTGATCGGTCAGTCCGAGCTCGACGAGCTGCTCGCCGAACGCGAACAGATCAACGAGATCGTGCGCGGCATCATCGACCAGGGCACCGACCCGTGGGGGATCGAGGTCACGGGCGTCGAGATCAAGGACATCGACCTGCCCCAGGAGATGAAGCGCGCCATGGCCAAACAAGCCGAGGCCGAGCGCGAGCGGCGCGGCAAGGTCATCGCCGCGGAAGGGGAGTACCAGGCCTCCAAGAAGCTGGCCCTGGCCGCCGACGTGATCTCGAAACACCCGGCCGCGCTGCAACTGCGCTTCCTGCAGACCGCGGTAGAGGTCGCTGCCGAGAACAACTCCACCACCCTGTTCCCCATTCCCATCGACCTGTTCCGTCCTCTGATCGAGAAGGCCACCGGTGTGAAGGGCGGCGGCATTCCCTTGGACGAAGACGAGGAGGCGGGGGAAGGTGAAGACGCGGAGGAAGGCTCTGTGCGAGCGCTCCCCGATGGCGCCGAGCGCGCGGCCCTGGCCTCGGCTGCCAAGAAGGCGTTGGGTCTCGAACCCGGCGACGCGCGTCGGCGCGCCCGCCTCCCGGCGAGCGACGACGACAACTCAGAGGAGTGA
- a CDS encoding septum formation initiator family protein, with protein MSRPSEPRPPRRWGRYLLPAVFGIALYFVVFGGEYTIFDVRRARAEIEETEAELARLRHVNDSLRAWADSLNNDPAVLERIARERFGFIRDGEVLYQVAPDSGGPPDEDREPRTDSES; from the coding sequence ATGAGTCGCCCGAGCGAGCCTCGGCCTCCCCGTCGCTGGGGACGCTATCTGCTTCCGGCGGTCTTCGGCATCGCGCTCTACTTCGTGGTGTTCGGAGGGGAGTACACGATCTTCGACGTGCGGCGAGCGCGCGCAGAGATCGAGGAAACCGAAGCCGAGCTGGCGCGCCTGCGCCACGTGAACGACTCGCTGAGGGCGTGGGCGGACTCGCTGAACAACGATCCGGCCGTGCTCGAGCGCATTGCGCGCGAGCGCTTCGGGTTCATTCGCGACGGGGAAGTGCTCTATCAGGTCGCGCCCGATTCGGGCGGGCCCCCCGACGAAGACCGAGAGCCGCGCACGGACAGCGAGAGCTGA